Genomic window (Lutra lutra chromosome 6, mLutLut1.2, whole genome shotgun sequence):
AAGAACATAACagatattcttctttttaaaattatatatatgtttatatacataaacacacacatatatacacacatatatatttttaaaatataaatatataaaaataaatatatgtaaaaatataaatagaaatataaataaatatattttaaaaatatacatgtatatatgttatatatacctatatatatgtatacatacataaaaaatatatacatgtatatttttaaaatattttatttatttgacagagagagacacagtgagagagggaacacaagtagggggagtgagagagggagaagcaggcttcccacctgagcaggcagcctgatttGGGGATAGATCttagtaccctgggatcatgatctgagctaaagacagctgcttaataactgagccacccaggcaccctattataCATATacttaatgtcattttcttttttcttcacgttttatttaaattcaattaattgacatatagtgtattattagtttcagtcGCAAGTTAGGGATTCATCAGTGGCGTATAATACCTGAttctcattacatcacgtgccctccctaatgcccactccccagttaccccatccccccccaccatcccctccagcaaccctcagtctcctatgattaagagtctcttatggtttatctccctctctgatttcccttattttattttttgctcccttcccctttgattagattttagttcttttatttctccagtggGGGATTCGCTagtgtcttctgtgcttttttcaagtccagctagtatctttataatcgttattctgaattctagttccgacatcttactaatgtccatgcTGATTAgatccctggcagtcagtacttgttctttttttttgaggtgagtttccccatcttccccttctgtccagagaagaatagatgaatgggaGAACAAGGTACTAAAGTGGCAGCAACGACCCCAAAATATGGAACTCTTCATGAATTTATGCGTCATTCTTGCCCAGGGGCTATGCTAACCTTCTCTCTATTGTTtcagttttagtatatgtgttgcTGAAGTGAGTACCTGGTTTGATATTACTCTGCACTCAGTTGCGAGGCCCcacagaagggaagagaggatgaTTCATTTAGCCTGAGGATGTGGAATGGTTAATTTTGCCTGTCCACTTGGAGAATATTTTGgataaaattgacatttaaatTGGTGACCTTCAAGTAAAGGAGAATGTACCTCGGGACATTGCTTGGCCTTGTCAAATCAGTGGAAGGCctgaaaagaacaagaagaatgaCCTCCCAAAGAATGCGGAATTCTCCCACAGACTGCCTTCAGATTCCTTCTGCACCATTGAGTCTCCTGGGCTTCAGGATGCTGGCCAAAACTGCAGGTGTGGAGTTGACGGCCTCCATAGGCACATGAGTAaatctctcattatctctctgcCCGTCTACATGTCACACTAGTTCCATTTTCTGGAGAAGTCTGACCAAAATAGGTGGGTGAGGAAGACTTAACAGCAGGCGATATTTGTGCCCAGCTTTCACAGGACACAGGCTGTTGGCCCGAGTGATCCAGAAGGAAGGTTCTAGAACAGAAAGCCTGGAGGCTGATGGTGAGAACCTGAAGGTTTTGGAGAGGAAGAGATTTCAGGAGGTGAAATGGGCCAGGGAGGTTTTGTGGGAAATCCCTTAACAGTCATGAGTTTCAGGCAGAAAAATCATTGGGAACACACTGTCCGCAGAAGGCTTAGAGGGTGATCTAATTTCCAAAGAGCTGACTCAGGTGCCTGCCATCTCCTTCACCAAAGTGAGGGTCGGGGTCTCTAGAGATTAAGGATGCACACCTCCTAATTCCAGTCCTTAGCTGCTCTCCTCTCTAGAAAGGCCTGGGGTGACCATGCTGATgagggacaggagggagaggCTGCAAAGgctggagcacagagagggagaaaagagattccctgctaagcaggcaACCAGATGCAGGAATCCtacccaggaccctaagatcaagtcctgagctgaaatcagatgccccaccaactgagccacccacaccctGGGAAATAATCACATTATAAAATATCCCATTTAAAAGTCaatgaagggggcacctggatggctcagtgggttaagcctctgcctttggctcaggtcatgatctcagggtcctgggattgggccctgcatcgggctctctgctaggcagggagtctgcttccctctctctctgcctgcctctctgcctgcttgtgatctctgtctgtcaaataaataaataaaatcttttaaaaaaataaaagtcaatgaAGTTAATGGGTTGATTTTAAGGAATgtaaaatatacttaataaaattgttaaaaaaagatttttaaaaagtcaatgagGACACAGAAAATATCTCTGAAGTTCTATAGCTTCAAACAATATCTTTTTGGTGATACTGTCTGCAAAGACACGGTCCCCTTACATAGAAGAATCCAATATTGCACAACCAAAGGACAAGATGGAAGATGAGATTCCTCAGTCAAGTGCTTAAACATTTCAGTGCAAGAATCCATCACTTAGCACTGACAGAAAATGGCATAGAATATGCCAAGGGGAAGTGCTGAACAGGAGAGCCACCAAATGCAAGAAGGGACATGGGAAATTCCCTGTCCTGCACCTGGTTGGACTGAGGTCTCTAGATTTGTAAATGTGAAAATGCTGGTGGTCTAATGATGAACAGCAGCTCATTCAAAGGCAGCTGGCCCAGAGGCAGAGTCGCTGAACTGGTCCCACTCTCAGGGGCTTCTTGGTAGCCTTGGCAGCCTAAGAAAAGAACAGATGTTTGTCTCCGTGGCTGAGGAAATCCTGGGTCTCTTGTCCTGGGGCTGCCCTTCACCAGCACTCCCCACACCAGAGCCCAGTTCTCACCCAGGGGCATGCATTTCCCCCCACCATGACCATAGCCCTGGGCCCAGCCACCTTTACAAACCTCCTCCCTACTGAACCAAATCACGGAGTCAGCCCCAGACCCTGTTTCCAATGGTCTGGGCTCAGGACCAAAGCGAGTAAGAAACCAACGTGCTCACGTGACTCGGGTTCCTATGCTCCCTCTCATGGCAGGTCAGAAGGATCTGCTGGGGGATCTGACAGAAGACAGGGGCCTGCACTGGACACCTCTAATCTTGGGGAACACTGTGGGCAAAggtccttcttttcccttccctcccagcttCCTGGTGAGCAGCACAAAGAGCTCTTAGCCTGATgatcccttcccccatccccccatcccatCCATTCTTGGTctggctcagctgggagctcAGTTGCCCATCTCCCAGGTCAGCCCTGCCCAAATCAGGGGCTGCTCAGTGGCTCAGGATCTGAGGTCTGCAGGAAGCTAGCTGCTGGGACGGCACTAGTCTCAGCCAGGATTCCCACAGTTGCACGGAGAACTGGCCTCTTTCTATTCCTGTCAGGCACGGTCTCTACGGGGCACTTGTTGCCTTACATGCAAAGACACAAGCCATGTTCTAGGGGAACACAGCACTACTGTCTAGCCTTTTGAATTGGTCTGCAGAAgccttcccactccctctacctGGGATTAGACCCTGGCTCCCTGTCCTTGTAACTGCTGGGATGGGGTCCCCTTCTCCTTGAGACGTCTCATGGAGCCGCCATGCTGCTCTCTCTCAAAGGGGAGTACGGCCCATGCTGTGTGTCCCTGCTGTCCCCACACCACCCACCCTGGGCCCAATTTGACTCTCTCCAATGGAGAACCGGGTCAGAGCCAGGCCTGACTTCCCTCAATCTCTTTAACACTGACAGGCCTTAAGCAGTGGTGTGGGACCCTCCCCTTTCCCAGTGGCCTTAACAGTGAGTGAGGCCATATCAGACCTCAGGGCCAAGCTTGCCCAAGTTGTTGCCAGCACGTGGTATGAGATCTCATTCATCTGGTCCCCCTGCCCTGTGAGAAGGTTCAGAGTGGGCAAGGGTGAAGCTGGGAATTCACTGTTCCTTGTGCTCACACCAGGCCATctgttcctcccttccctctcaatCTGCTCTCACTACCTGTCCTTCTGAAGAAGTTCTACACAGAGTGTTGATTTTTGATGATGATTATGCAAATTATGATGAGGACGATGAGGCTGGCGATGATGGAGCTCATGATGAAGATCCAGATGTTCCTGGTCTGGGCCATGTCTTGCCGCGTGGTTGGTGGCACTGAAATGAAAACGCAAGGATCAGAGCCCCCGTCCAGACCCCAACCTGAGCTAGCTCAGCTCCTGCTGGCCCAGGTCCATCCTACCAGGCAGATGGTGTCTATCACAGTCCTTGTGGCAGTTGCTGTGACCAGTCCTGATgtcaagagggagggaggggatgcgCCCTGTCCCATAGGGGCTCCTCTGGCAAAAAGGGGAAGCAGGGTTTGCAATGTAAGCAGTCACTCCTGCTGTGACAGCCAGTAGGTGATGCAGGACAAGGATGGTGAAAGTGACAGTCTAGGTGGCACTGAAGGATTCCCATCAATATACCAGGTGACATGGAAAAGACAATGATTCTCAGAAAAGGGATCAGTAAGAACACCATTTCTGGAAACAGATTGATGTTTCCCTGTTTGGGGCAGCAAGAAATCCAAGAAATACCTGAGCACAAAGTGTGTgcagtgaggaaaaaaatccaggaggtgagaagggaaaggaaggatgcTAGAACATTCCCATGGCCATTATACTGCCAGGAAGAATTCGCCATGGATGgatcaatttctctctctctctccctcagacacacacacacacacacacacacacacacacacacacaccatactgTGGGGCAGGTGGAGCTCATCTCAAGAGAACCAGCACTCCATCCAGTCTTCTGCATTACCTGTGGTCTCCTGCGTTTCATCCCAGTGCTCCCACACTTGCTGAAGCCAGCTCTGACAGTCTCCGTTTGTGATCTTCATGAGGGGCTCGGTCAACTCTCTGTCACCATCCAACATATCCTTAACCTGTTGGCCTCCAGAATGATCCACTGTCCACTTTCTGTTCTCCAGTTCAAAGAGCAGTGTTATCTGCTCATTGAAGTCAAGCTGCCAGGATTCTCTGGCATGTCCATCGGCCCCACGCTCACACATGAGCCTGCCCTGCATAGTGAGAGAAACTGCACCCACCCCCAGCGGGGGTACAAGTCAGCCTTTGGTCCTGACCAATCCTTTGTCCCACCCACTGTGCTCTCCTCAGCTCACTCCCAGCCCTCCTGGTCCTGCTCTGGCCTCCTGGTCTACCCTAGCTGCTGGACCCCGTGTGTGGGACCCACTTGGAAGTTTTATGTGAACACAATAGCTCCCCAGCCCCAACAAACTGTTCTCCTTCTACCCTGGGCCTTCAGACTCACCGCTCTTAGTGAAAATCTCTGCTTTGATGTCCAGCAGTTTCTTTCTGAGCTCTTCCACCAGGAGTTTCACAGTTTCCTCCTGTTTCTGCCAAAATGCTGTGTCCTTCAGCTTCATCCCCCAAGGACCAATGGGTTTGAACTCCTTGGTCTGACAGTCATAGGAAAGAAACTTGTTTCCATTGACCTGGACTTGAATCTCACACCACGATTGTCCAGGCCCGGCTTGAGATGTGATGGAGAAATTgtaggaaagggagagagcatctgCGAAGGGAAAACACAGGTGGAGGTTGGGGctagaaaaaaaagagcagcagGCACCCCTCTGCCATCCAGGTGACAGCAATCGCATCCTTGTAGGGCTGAGCTGGCAGAACAAAGACTGTCCCTGCATAGTCCCTCCCCCCAGTAGTAGTGGCTGGCACTCTTCCCTTGTTGGGATAGAATCAGGATGCTTCTGCCTGGCAGGAAGCCACACAGCCATTGAAATATCCCCTGTGTCTATGAGACTGATACCCAGCATCACTCAGCCTTTGACAGAACAGATATAGCAAGAAATGCCAAACACAAAACTAACAACATGTCTTCCAACTATGCTCATAGAGAGGTCTGGAGGACTCTTTATATCAAGACTGCACTGCAAGAAGGGCACCAGCGTTGTCAAGAAGCTTGGTGACATCTGTCTGATGGCCAACCTTGGCTGAAGGAGGTGGTGTTACAGAAACAGGTGCCCAGTAACAATGGGGTGAAGAGAACGAAATAGGAGATTTGAGGTGCAGACGCCCAACCGTCTGAATCGGGGACACAGCAAAAGACTGAAATGATCCTAGAGGTTGGAATGCCAACCAGGCCTGTCCCACAGAAAACTCTCCATCCCTTGGGCTCACAGAACACGGTGATCCTGGAGGCAAAAACAGTCAACCTAGACGTTGCTGGATTtgaacaatgaaaacaaagaccGAGCCCCAGAATGGACGAGAAGGAGTCTGAAAGCAAACAGACTCTGGATCCTTTGCCTGCGTTCCAGACCTGAGCCCCTTCTCAGTGCTGGAATCctgaaggaagaagcagaagcaagcTATCCATCAGAAAGGACCCTTCAGGTCAACAGCAAGTGCAATGCTTCCTGCTGGCCTTCTGCAAAGGGTCATATGGTCATTCCCAGGGCTGGGTAGACACTGGGGAGCAGAGACCATGCAGACATTGTCAGTGGACGTAGTGTGTGAGTTGACATTGCTCTCAGGGATCCTAGTGTCATTGGGGCCTCTGTCATTGAAATAGTGCAGGTCAGCTGGTGTTACAGAGAACAAGAAGTCACCTGCGCCAGGTCCTGCTCACAGTGACTCAATTAGCTCAGGTACCCACATAGTGGTTCTTTTCCATTCCCCATATTTGTTACAGGAGTGAAAACTGTTTATAGTTGAATCATTTGCGGGTTGGGGGCTGGATGGCAGAGACATTCAAGTACAACATTCTCACACTGTCTACACTTTTCTCCAAACACAA
Coding sequences:
- the LOC125102907 gene encoding UL16-binding protein 3-like translates to MEPTAATKFTGRLPLLFLLLRLLRGITAAQFGLVVAPGGGERDALSLSYNFSITSQAGPGQSWCEIQVQVNGNKFLSYDCQTKEFKPIGPWGMKLKDTAFWQKQEETVKLLVEELRKKLLDIKAEIFTKSVSLTMQGRLMCERGADGHARESWQLDFNEQITLLFELENRKWTVDHSGGQQVKDMLDGDRELTEPLMKITNGDCQSWLQQVWEHWDETQETTVPPTTRQDMAQTRNIWIFIMSSIIASLIVLIIICIIIIKNQHSV